From the Clavibacter phaseoli genome, one window contains:
- the ftsY gene encoding signal recognition particle-docking protein FtsY, protein MAARTPWSLSGALRGMFAKPTIDETTWDDLETALITADFGPDVTEATIDDLRQKVERYRTTDPRDLQRMLRESIEERLAKHDPTLKLSARPAVILVVGVNGVGKTTTIGKFAKFLRNYGRTVVVGAADTFRAAAVDQLATWADRAGADIVRPQQPGQDPASVAFQTVEHAMRTGTEMVIIDTAGRLHTKGGLMDELSKIRRVVEKQSPIAEVLLVLDATTGQNGLAQAQAFIEHGGVTGLVITKLDGSAKGGFILNVQERTGIPIKLIGQGEGIGDLTGFTPHVFAQNLVG, encoded by the coding sequence ATGGCAGCCCGCACCCCCTGGTCCCTCTCCGGCGCGCTCCGCGGGATGTTCGCGAAGCCGACGATCGACGAGACCACGTGGGACGACCTCGAGACCGCGCTCATCACCGCGGACTTCGGCCCCGACGTCACCGAGGCCACCATCGACGACCTCCGCCAGAAGGTCGAGCGCTACCGCACGACCGACCCGCGCGACCTCCAGCGCATGCTCCGGGAGAGCATCGAGGAGCGCCTGGCCAAGCACGACCCGACGCTGAAGCTCAGCGCCCGCCCCGCCGTGATCCTCGTGGTCGGCGTCAACGGCGTCGGCAAGACCACCACCATCGGCAAGTTCGCGAAGTTCCTCCGCAACTACGGCCGCACGGTCGTCGTCGGCGCCGCGGACACCTTCCGCGCGGCCGCCGTCGACCAGCTCGCCACGTGGGCCGACCGCGCCGGCGCCGACATCGTCCGCCCGCAGCAGCCCGGCCAGGATCCGGCGAGCGTCGCCTTCCAGACCGTCGAGCACGCCATGCGGACGGGCACGGAGATGGTCATCATCGACACGGCCGGCCGCCTGCACACCAAGGGCGGCCTCATGGACGAGCTGTCGAAGATCCGCCGCGTGGTCGAGAAGCAGTCGCCCATCGCCGAGGTGCTGCTGGTGCTCGACGCGACGACCGGCCAGAACGGGCTCGCGCAGGCGCAGGCCTTCATCGAGCACGGCGGCGTCACGGGCCTGGTCATCACCAAGCTCGACGGATCCGCCAAGGGCGGCTTCATCCTCAACGTGCAGGAGCGCACGGGCATCCCCATCAAGCTCATCGGCCAGGGCGAGGGCATCGGCGACCTCACGGGCTTCACGCCCCACGTCTTCGCGCAGAACCTGGTCGGCTGA
- a CDS encoding RNA-binding protein, with protein MLAPALAHLVKGIVEHPDDVSVTSKGSPRGEVLEVRVHPEDLGRVIGRAGRTAKALRTLVSALADGQRVRVDVVDTDS; from the coding sequence ATGCTCGCTCCCGCGCTCGCTCATCTGGTCAAGGGCATCGTCGAGCACCCGGACGACGTCTCCGTGACGAGCAAGGGATCCCCCCGCGGCGAGGTCCTCGAGGTGCGCGTGCACCCCGAGGACCTCGGCCGGGTCATCGGCCGCGCGGGTCGCACCGCGAAGGCCCTCCGGACGCTCGTCTCGGCTCTCGCCGACGGCCAGCGCGTCCGCGTCGATGTGGTGGACACCGATTCCTGA
- the rpsP gene encoding 30S ribosomal protein S16 — protein sequence MAVKIRLKRLGKIRAPYYRIVVADSRTKRDGRVIEEIGKYHPTEEPSFIEVQSERAQYWLSVGAQPTEQVEALLKLTGDWGRFKGDKDAVSTVRTREAKPAYVADEKKKPVLKPKTEKAAPAPEAAAPEAESTEEQA from the coding sequence GTGGCTGTCAAGATCCGTCTGAAGCGCCTGGGCAAGATCCGCGCGCCGTACTACCGCATCGTCGTCGCCGACTCGCGCACCAAGCGCGACGGCCGCGTCATCGAGGAGATCGGCAAGTACCACCCCACCGAGGAGCCCTCGTTCATCGAGGTCCAGTCGGAGCGGGCGCAGTACTGGCTCTCCGTGGGCGCCCAGCCCACCGAGCAGGTCGAGGCCCTCCTCAAGCTCACCGGCGACTGGGGTCGCTTCAAGGGCGACAAGGACGCCGTCTCCACCGTCCGCACCCGCGAGGCGAAGCCCGCCTACGTCGCGGACGAGAAGAAGAAGCCGGTCCTGAAGCCCAAGACCGAGAAGGCCGCACCCGCGCCCGAGGCCGCCGCGCCCGAGGCCGAGTCGACCGAGGAGCAGGCCTAG
- a CDS encoding glutamate--cysteine ligase, whose amino-acid sequence MQIDFAHRPPSRVGIEWELACVDRGSGELAGVAPEILRSFPNDDAHPHVTGEFLTNTVEVVSAPHARVGHAVDDLARLIERVVDVADPLGIDLMCAGTHPFSAWPDQDVTPDNERYATLLDRTRWWGRQMMIWGVHVHVGIDDASKALPILNALLVHLPRFQALSASSPFWSGQETGYASNRALMFQQLPTAGLPPELTTWADYERLVADMTHVGVIDHHSELRWDIRPAPKWGTLETRVFDGVSTLAEIASLAALVQCLVHDMSAALDRGEELPRMQPWFVRENKWRAARYGMDAIIIQDAAGDEALVGDDTRALVERLSPTADALGCEAELRGILDIVDRGASYQRQLRVAEENDGALAPVVTHLVEELRSGLGR is encoded by the coding sequence ATGCAGATCGACTTCGCCCACCGGCCCCCGTCCCGCGTCGGGATCGAGTGGGAGCTCGCGTGCGTCGACCGCGGCTCGGGCGAGCTCGCCGGCGTCGCACCGGAGATCCTCCGCTCCTTCCCTAACGATGACGCGCACCCGCACGTGACCGGGGAGTTCCTCACCAACACGGTCGAGGTCGTCAGCGCGCCGCACGCCCGCGTCGGGCACGCCGTGGACGACCTGGCGCGGCTCATCGAGCGGGTCGTGGACGTCGCGGATCCGCTCGGCATCGACCTCATGTGCGCGGGCACGCACCCCTTCAGCGCATGGCCCGACCAGGACGTCACGCCGGACAACGAGCGCTACGCGACGCTGCTCGACCGCACCAGGTGGTGGGGGCGGCAGATGATGATCTGGGGCGTGCACGTGCACGTCGGGATCGACGACGCGTCCAAGGCGCTCCCCATCCTCAACGCGCTGCTGGTGCACCTCCCCCGGTTCCAGGCGCTCAGCGCCTCGAGCCCGTTCTGGTCCGGGCAGGAGACGGGCTACGCGTCCAACCGGGCGCTGATGTTCCAGCAGCTGCCCACGGCAGGTCTCCCGCCGGAGCTCACCACGTGGGCCGACTACGAGCGGCTCGTCGCGGACATGACGCACGTCGGCGTCATCGACCACCACAGCGAGCTGCGCTGGGACATCCGGCCGGCGCCGAAGTGGGGCACGCTCGAGACCCGCGTGTTCGACGGCGTCTCCACCCTCGCGGAGATCGCGTCGCTCGCCGCGCTCGTGCAGTGCCTCGTGCACGACATGTCGGCCGCGCTCGACCGCGGCGAGGAGCTGCCGCGGATGCAGCCGTGGTTCGTGCGCGAGAACAAGTGGCGCGCGGCCCGCTACGGGATGGACGCCATCATCATCCAGGACGCCGCGGGCGACGAGGCCCTCGTCGGCGACGACACCCGGGCGCTCGTCGAGCGCCTCTCCCCCACCGCGGACGCGCTCGGCTGCGAGGCGGAGCTGCGCGGGATCCTCGACATCGTCGACCGCGGCGCGAGCTACCAGCGGCAGCTGCGGGTCGCCGAGGAGAACGACGGCGCGCTCGCCCCCGTCGTCACGCACCTCGTCGAGGAGCTGCGCTCAGGATTGGGCCGGTGA
- a CDS encoding GNAT family N-acetyltransferase, producing the protein MPHAADARPFAVEEVRPPSAPGAAGWDDFVALTDVVNRAQSHDLGHDAFVWLPQELIADYADVAHVRKRLFAAHVDGRIVGRGLLTTWLADPTTSDVAVSVLPEHRRRGIGRALRERVERIALDEGCRTLTGFTNHRAEANGAPIPSPTGIGAVGADDPSSRFAVDAGYRLGQTARTSALDTVAAAPTLDAHLADARRAAGDDYRVLSWVDATPAHLLDDLAVLHTRMSTDAPPGDLPQVEDAWDADRIREAEARRASAGRMGLTTAAQHVATGRLVGFTEIAVSPSGRRSDGHAYTYQQDTLVLGEHRGHRLGMLLKVENLRLLAREAPEADRVVTWNADENRPMLAVNEALGFRHVGTSGSWLREVGPAR; encoded by the coding sequence ATGCCGCACGCCGCCGACGCCCGCCCCTTCGCCGTCGAGGAGGTCCGCCCGCCGAGCGCACCCGGCGCGGCGGGCTGGGACGACTTCGTCGCCCTCACCGACGTCGTCAACCGCGCGCAGTCGCACGACCTCGGGCACGACGCGTTCGTGTGGCTGCCGCAGGAGCTGATCGCCGACTACGCCGACGTGGCGCACGTGCGGAAGCGGCTGTTCGCCGCGCACGTGGACGGCCGGATCGTCGGCCGCGGGCTCCTCACGACCTGGCTCGCCGACCCGACCACCTCCGACGTGGCGGTGTCCGTGCTGCCCGAGCACCGGCGGCGCGGCATCGGGCGCGCGCTGCGGGAGCGGGTCGAGCGCATCGCGCTCGACGAGGGCTGCCGGACGCTCACGGGCTTCACGAACCACCGCGCCGAGGCGAACGGCGCGCCCATCCCCTCCCCGACCGGGATCGGCGCGGTCGGCGCCGACGACCCGTCGTCCCGCTTCGCCGTCGACGCCGGCTACCGCCTCGGCCAGACCGCGCGGACGAGCGCGCTCGACACCGTCGCCGCGGCCCCGACGCTCGACGCCCACCTCGCCGACGCGCGCCGCGCCGCCGGCGACGACTACCGCGTCCTGTCCTGGGTGGATGCGACGCCCGCGCACCTGCTCGACGACCTCGCCGTGCTGCACACGCGCATGTCGACCGACGCGCCCCCCGGCGACCTCCCGCAGGTCGAGGACGCCTGGGACGCCGACCGGATCCGGGAGGCCGAGGCGCGCCGCGCCTCCGCGGGTCGCATGGGCCTCACGACCGCGGCGCAGCACGTGGCGACGGGACGCCTCGTCGGCTTCACGGAGATCGCCGTCTCCCCCAGCGGCCGGCGCTCCGACGGCCACGCGTACACCTACCAGCAGGACACGCTCGTGCTCGGCGAGCACCGGGGCCACCGCCTCGGCATGCTCCTCAAGGTCGAGAACTTGCGGCTCCTGGCGCGCGAGGCGCCCGAGGCGGACCGCGTCGTCACCTGGAACGCCGACGAGAACCGGCCGATGCTCGCGGTGAACGAGGCGCTCGGCTTCCGGCACGTCGGCACGAGCGGCAG
- a CDS encoding VOC family protein has protein sequence MFAPVTAFSGFSVDDVPAALAFYRDTLGLEVEEVPEMGMLRLVLPGSGARVLVYPKPGHEPATFTVLNLQVDDVDEAVVALNARGVETAIFAGMPTDARGVMRGNGPDIAWFRDPAGNVLSVVAG, from the coding sequence GTGTTCGCACCCGTCACCGCCTTCAGCGGATTCAGCGTCGACGACGTCCCCGCCGCGCTCGCGTTCTACCGGGACACGCTCGGCCTCGAGGTCGAGGAGGTGCCCGAGATGGGCATGCTCCGGCTCGTGCTGCCCGGATCCGGCGCCCGCGTCCTCGTCTACCCGAAGCCCGGCCACGAGCCCGCGACCTTCACGGTCCTCAACCTCCAGGTCGACGACGTCGACGAGGCGGTCGTCGCGCTGAACGCGCGCGGCGTCGAGACGGCGATCTTCGCGGGGATGCCCACGGACGCGCGCGGCGTCATGCGCGGCAACGGTCCCGACATCGCGTGGTTCCGGGATCCCGCCGGCAACGTGCTGTCCGTCGTCGCCGGGTGA
- a CDS encoding MarP family serine protease: MSPVVDIVILVVAVLAAVAGWRRGAIVTVAGLAGIVLGVLLALWITPAFLALLDQFGVATGITRTLAAALLMLVTTSLVSGILAQVASVLTRLLRPRGAARGLDRGIGAVAGLAAWAVSVWFIGGFLGSSGVIPAVQLASSSRILATLDRVSPISSGTALSALDDALHDVGYPRVFANGEGAIADTAEPDADVPDAVRRSAASVVKVLSSAPACGTSSSGSGWVVQGDRVVTNAHVVTGSDQVYVQQGGTGQLLEADLVVFDPARDVAILAVPGLTAAPLALGDELRASDAAVVAGYPGGGPYQATGARIREVVEALGTDIQHEQPVTREVYSVRGTVRPGDSGGALFDAQGRVVGLVFATSTIDSQTGYAMTLDEIAPVLQQAGATTPVDSGRCSV, encoded by the coding sequence GTGAGCCCCGTCGTCGACATCGTCATCCTCGTCGTCGCGGTGCTCGCGGCCGTCGCCGGCTGGCGTCGCGGGGCCATCGTCACGGTCGCCGGGCTCGCCGGCATCGTGCTCGGCGTGCTGCTCGCGCTCTGGATCACGCCGGCCTTCCTGGCGCTCCTCGACCAGTTCGGCGTCGCGACCGGGATCACCCGCACCCTCGCGGCAGCGCTCCTCATGCTCGTCACCACCTCGCTCGTGAGCGGGATCCTCGCGCAGGTCGCCAGCGTCCTCACGCGCCTGCTCCGCCCGCGCGGCGCCGCGCGCGGGCTCGACCGCGGCATCGGCGCCGTCGCGGGGCTCGCGGCCTGGGCCGTCTCGGTCTGGTTCATCGGCGGCTTCCTCGGATCCAGCGGCGTGATCCCCGCGGTGCAGCTCGCCTCGTCGTCGCGCATCCTCGCGACGCTCGACCGGGTCAGCCCCATCTCGAGCGGCACCGCCCTCTCCGCGCTCGACGACGCGCTGCACGACGTCGGCTACCCGCGCGTCTTCGCCAACGGCGAGGGGGCCATCGCCGACACGGCCGAGCCCGACGCGGACGTGCCCGACGCCGTGCGCCGCTCCGCCGCGAGCGTCGTGAAGGTGCTCTCCTCGGCGCCCGCCTGCGGCACCTCCTCCTCCGGCAGCGGCTGGGTCGTGCAGGGCGACCGCGTCGTGACGAACGCGCACGTCGTGACCGGGTCCGACCAGGTCTACGTGCAGCAGGGCGGGACCGGCCAGCTGCTCGAGGCGGACCTCGTGGTGTTCGACCCCGCGCGCGACGTCGCGATCCTCGCCGTGCCCGGCCTCACCGCGGCGCCGCTCGCGCTCGGCGACGAGCTGCGGGCGTCCGACGCGGCCGTCGTCGCCGGCTACCCGGGCGGCGGGCCGTACCAGGCGACCGGCGCGCGGATCCGCGAGGTGGTCGAGGCGCTCGGCACCGACATCCAGCACGAGCAGCCCGTCACGCGGGAGGTGTACTCCGTGCGCGGCACCGTCCGGCCCGGTGACTCCGGCGGCGCGCTGTTCGACGCGCAGGGTCGGGTGGTCGGCCTCGTCTTCGCGACCTCGACGATCGACTCGCAGACGGGCTACGCGATGACGCTCGACGAGATCGCGCCCGTGCTGCAGCAGGCCGGCGCGACGACCCCGGTGGACTCCGGGCGCTGCTCCGTCTGA
- the ffh gene encoding signal recognition particle protein yields the protein MATFGTLSDRLAETFKNLRGKGKLSAADVDGTVREIRRALLEADVALDVVKAFTASVRERALGGEVSQALNPAQQVVQIVNEELVGILGGQQRRIQFAKRPPTVIMLAGLQGAGKTTLAGKLGKWLAKDGHTPMLVAADLQRPNAVQQLQVVGEQAGVPVFAPEPGNGKGNPVRVAKDAMKHAVDKQYSVVIIDTAGRLGVDQELMKQAADIRKATDPDEVLFVIDAMIGQDAVATAKAFQDGVDFTGVVLSKLDGDARGGAALSVASVTGRPIMFASTGEGLDDFEPFHPDRMASRILDLGDILTLIEQAQQAFDEEEAMEVAQKLASDTFTLDDFLKQMQQLRGKGSIKKMMGMLPGMGAMKEQLENFDEKEIVRTEAIIQSMTKAERQNPKLLNGSRRLRIARGSGMTVTDVNGLVQRFEQASKMMRTVARGGMPQIPGMGPMPGAHSSRKPVQQKKKGSKSGNPAKRAQENAALASGQRIGGPTAPAGSGFGLAGKAAGGANGAPSEEELASLQKFLGR from the coding sequence ATGGCTACCTTCGGAACACTCTCGGACCGCCTCGCCGAGACCTTCAAGAACCTGCGCGGCAAGGGCAAGCTCAGCGCCGCCGACGTCGACGGCACCGTCCGCGAGATCCGCCGCGCGCTGCTCGAGGCCGACGTCGCGCTCGACGTCGTCAAGGCGTTCACCGCGTCCGTCCGCGAGCGCGCGCTCGGCGGCGAGGTCAGCCAGGCGCTGAACCCCGCCCAGCAGGTCGTGCAGATCGTCAACGAGGAGCTCGTCGGCATCCTCGGCGGCCAGCAGCGCCGCATCCAGTTCGCCAAGAGGCCGCCGACCGTGATCATGCTCGCCGGCCTCCAGGGCGCGGGAAAGACGACCCTCGCGGGCAAGCTCGGCAAGTGGCTCGCGAAGGACGGCCACACGCCGATGCTCGTCGCGGCCGACCTCCAGCGCCCGAACGCCGTGCAGCAGCTGCAGGTCGTCGGCGAGCAGGCGGGCGTCCCCGTCTTCGCGCCCGAGCCCGGCAACGGCAAGGGCAACCCCGTCCGCGTCGCCAAGGACGCGATGAAGCACGCGGTCGACAAGCAGTACAGCGTCGTCATCATCGACACGGCCGGCCGCCTCGGCGTCGACCAGGAGCTGATGAAGCAGGCCGCGGACATCCGCAAGGCCACCGACCCCGACGAGGTCCTCTTCGTCATCGACGCCATGATCGGCCAGGACGCGGTCGCGACCGCGAAGGCGTTCCAGGACGGCGTCGACTTCACGGGCGTCGTGCTCTCCAAGCTCGACGGCGACGCGCGCGGAGGAGCGGCCCTGTCGGTCGCCTCCGTCACCGGCCGCCCGATCATGTTCGCCTCCACGGGCGAGGGCCTCGACGACTTCGAGCCCTTCCACCCCGACCGCATGGCGAGCCGCATCCTCGACCTCGGCGACATCCTCACCCTCATCGAGCAGGCCCAGCAGGCCTTCGACGAGGAGGAGGCGATGGAGGTCGCCCAGAAGCTCGCGAGCGACACCTTCACGCTCGACGACTTCCTCAAGCAGATGCAGCAGCTCCGCGGCAAGGGCTCGATCAAGAAGATGATGGGCATGCTCCCCGGCATGGGCGCCATGAAGGAGCAGCTGGAGAACTTCGACGAGAAGGAGATCGTCCGCACCGAGGCGATCATCCAGTCGATGACGAAGGCCGAGCGCCAGAACCCGAAGCTGCTCAACGGCTCGCGCCGCCTGCGCATCGCCCGCGGATCCGGCATGACCGTCACCGACGTCAACGGCCTCGTGCAGCGCTTCGAGCAGGCGTCGAAGATGATGCGCACGGTCGCGCGCGGCGGCATGCCGCAGATCCCCGGCATGGGCCCGATGCCCGGCGCGCACTCGAGCCGCAAGCCCGTGCAGCAGAAGAAGAAGGGCTCGAAGTCGGGCAACCCGGCCAAGCGCGCACAGGAGAACGCGGCGCTCGCGTCGGGCCAGCGCATCGGCGGCCCCACGGCGCCGGCCGGCTCGGGCTTCGGCCTGGCGGGCAAGGCCGCGGGCGGCGCGAACGGCGCCCCGAGCGAGGAGGAGCTCGCCTCGCTGCAGAAGTTCCTCGGTCGCTGA
- a CDS encoding AAA family ATPase — protein MHLKSLTLKGFKSFAQPTTFQFETGVTCVVGPNGSGKSNVVDALAWVMGEQGAKTLRGGKMEDVIFAGTSTRGPLGRAEVTLTIDNADGALPIDYTEVAIRRTLFRNGGSEYAINGTSCRLLDVQELLSDSGLGREMHVIVGQGRLDNVLRATPEERRGFIEEAAGILKHRRRKERTLRKLEGMQANLTRLNDLAGEIRRQLKPLGRQAEVARQAQTVAAVVRDARARLVADEVVTLRRALAEHTRTEEERTTERMVLQEKLDRAVIRSERIVEEQEGDEVDGARRTAFALEQVQERLRNLLSLAQQRLALLGSADDAPEAATGTTPAQVQESRDEAARLVTLIGEAEAGWAAARQATAAGRQALDALDEEIQAQSALVSRYDLEIAGLTGRAETAGSRLAAVRGEVLRQQNALDAARARLAAAEAERERGEAEGEADEQGGSELTRAYEDAQADVASEESAIEAVREELHAKERERDALAARDEALASALDQRDGSSDLVAAGLPGIRGLLAEHVRVQPGYEAAVAAALGSLADAVLAETHDDAVAALRRAVDDDLGRVEVVVAGSADAPAAASPTDGAGPVPVASVVDAPDGVRRILAGVVVVDDLARAVELAAGPDAPATVITRGGDVVSAHVLRGGSGATRSKLELVAAREAAATTLTDVRARIDDLQVDLAAGRERLRAARERASAALGGLREADARLAAHAERLSRSRAQAESAAAELARVQRGLDLASASVDEAVAASDAARRALDEARSRPRPVLDASGRDALVAEWEAAREAEIEARLQVETARERVRAEQERTVALERRLAAERAAAEEAARRQVIRRRQIARAASVADALPAVVRAADRSTAEARLVLARAEEARAGRNAELVALRREEAELRTRLHGITEDVHGLELQIYEKRLQVSQLLARAASELGLGEEVLVAEYGPDVPVPEEAALPPRQRPRAAVEEESDGSAADPEDDAPSDAPAPDPADGDDDAEDAPPVPTRPFDREEQRVRLQVAERKLAQLGRVNPLALEEFAALEQRHLFLTEQLADLTATRKDLLTIIDDIDRTMQGVFAAAFEDTRAAFDRVFPILFPGGTGSIHLTDPEQLLTTGIEVSVRPAGKRIERLSLLSGGERSLAAVALLIAIFTARPSPFYIMDEVEAALDDANLGRLLTILEQLRDTSQLIVITHQKRTMEIADALYGVSMRQDGVSAVVGQRVSRDARPETAPDAVAAPAPEPAREEQAAS, from the coding sequence GTGCACCTGAAGAGCCTGACCCTCAAGGGGTTCAAGTCGTTCGCGCAGCCGACCACGTTCCAATTCGAGACCGGGGTGACCTGCGTCGTCGGGCCCAACGGATCCGGCAAGTCGAACGTCGTCGACGCCCTCGCCTGGGTGATGGGCGAGCAGGGCGCCAAGACCCTCCGCGGCGGCAAGATGGAGGACGTCATCTTCGCCGGCACCTCGACGCGCGGGCCCCTCGGCCGCGCCGAGGTCACGCTCACGATCGACAACGCCGACGGCGCGCTGCCCATCGACTACACCGAGGTCGCGATCCGCCGCACGCTCTTCCGCAACGGCGGCAGCGAGTACGCGATCAACGGCACGTCCTGCCGCCTCCTCGACGTGCAGGAGCTCCTGAGCGACTCCGGGCTCGGCCGCGAGATGCACGTCATCGTCGGGCAGGGCCGGCTCGACAACGTCCTGCGCGCGACGCCCGAGGAGCGGCGCGGCTTCATCGAGGAGGCCGCGGGCATCCTGAAGCACCGGCGCCGCAAGGAGCGCACCCTCCGCAAGCTCGAGGGGATGCAGGCGAACCTGACGCGCCTCAACGACCTGGCGGGGGAGATCCGCCGGCAGCTCAAGCCGCTCGGCCGGCAGGCGGAGGTGGCGCGGCAGGCGCAGACCGTGGCGGCCGTGGTCCGCGACGCCCGCGCGCGGCTCGTCGCCGACGAGGTGGTGACCCTCCGGCGCGCGCTCGCGGAGCACACGCGCACCGAGGAGGAGCGTACGACCGAGCGGATGGTGCTGCAGGAGAAGCTCGACCGGGCGGTCATCCGCTCCGAGCGCATCGTCGAGGAGCAGGAGGGCGACGAGGTCGACGGCGCCCGCCGCACGGCGTTCGCGCTGGAGCAGGTGCAGGAGCGCCTGCGGAATCTCCTGTCGCTCGCGCAGCAGCGGCTGGCGCTCCTCGGATCCGCCGACGACGCCCCCGAGGCCGCGACCGGCACCACGCCGGCGCAGGTGCAGGAGTCCCGCGACGAGGCCGCGCGCCTCGTGACGCTCATCGGCGAGGCCGAGGCGGGCTGGGCGGCCGCGCGCCAGGCGACCGCGGCGGGCCGGCAGGCGCTCGACGCGCTCGACGAGGAGATCCAGGCCCAGAGCGCGCTCGTCTCCCGGTACGACCTCGAGATCGCGGGCCTGACGGGGCGCGCGGAGACCGCGGGATCCCGGCTCGCGGCCGTGCGCGGCGAGGTGCTCCGGCAGCAGAACGCGCTCGACGCGGCGCGTGCCCGACTGGCCGCGGCCGAGGCGGAGCGGGAGCGCGGCGAGGCGGAGGGCGAGGCCGACGAGCAGGGCGGATCCGAGCTCACCCGCGCCTACGAGGACGCGCAGGCCGACGTCGCGAGCGAGGAGTCCGCGATCGAGGCCGTGCGCGAGGAGCTGCACGCCAAGGAGCGCGAGCGCGACGCCCTGGCCGCGCGCGACGAGGCCCTCGCGAGCGCGCTCGACCAGCGCGACGGATCCAGCGACCTGGTCGCCGCTGGTCTTCCCGGCATCCGCGGCCTCCTCGCCGAGCACGTGCGCGTGCAGCCCGGCTACGAGGCCGCCGTCGCCGCGGCCCTCGGCTCCCTGGCCGACGCGGTGCTCGCCGAGACGCACGACGACGCCGTGGCCGCGCTCCGCCGCGCGGTCGACGACGACCTGGGGCGCGTGGAGGTGGTCGTCGCGGGATCCGCCGACGCGCCGGCCGCGGCCTCGCCGACCGACGGCGCGGGACCCGTACCCGTCGCGTCCGTCGTCGACGCGCCCGACGGCGTGCGCCGGATCCTCGCGGGCGTCGTCGTGGTCGACGACCTCGCGCGGGCGGTCGAGCTCGCGGCCGGACCCGACGCGCCGGCGACCGTGATCACGCGCGGCGGCGACGTCGTGTCGGCGCACGTGCTGCGCGGCGGATCCGGCGCCACCCGCTCCAAGCTCGAGCTCGTCGCCGCGCGCGAGGCCGCCGCGACCACGCTGACCGACGTCCGCGCCCGCATCGACGACCTCCAGGTGGACCTCGCGGCCGGCCGGGAGCGCCTCCGCGCCGCCCGCGAGCGCGCGTCCGCCGCGCTCGGCGGCCTCCGCGAGGCCGACGCGCGCCTCGCCGCGCACGCCGAGCGCCTCAGCCGCTCGCGCGCCCAGGCCGAGTCCGCCGCCGCCGAGCTCGCCCGCGTGCAGCGCGGCCTCGACCTCGCGAGCGCCTCCGTCGACGAGGCCGTCGCCGCCTCCGACGCCGCCCGCCGCGCCCTCGACGAGGCGCGCTCCCGCCCCCGACCCGTGCTCGACGCGAGCGGCCGGGACGCGCTGGTGGCCGAGTGGGAGGCCGCGCGCGAGGCCGAGATCGAGGCGCGCCTCCAGGTCGAGACGGCCCGCGAGCGCGTGCGCGCGGAGCAGGAGCGCACGGTCGCGCTCGAGCGCCGCCTCGCCGCGGAGCGCGCCGCCGCCGAGGAGGCCGCCCGCCGCCAGGTGATCCGGCGCCGCCAGATCGCGCGCGCCGCGTCGGTCGCCGACGCCCTCCCCGCCGTCGTGCGCGCCGCCGACCGCAGCACGGCGGAGGCGCGTCTCGTGCTCGCCCGCGCGGAGGAGGCCCGCGCCGGCCGCAACGCCGAGCTGGTGGCGCTCCGCCGCGAGGAGGCCGAGCTACGCACGCGCCTGCACGGCATCACCGAGGACGTGCACGGCCTCGAGCTGCAGATCTACGAGAAGCGCCTGCAGGTCTCGCAGCTGCTCGCGCGCGCCGCGAGCGAGCTCGGCCTGGGGGAGGAGGTGCTCGTCGCCGAGTACGGACCCGACGTGCCCGTCCCCGAGGAGGCGGCGCTGCCGCCGCGGCAGCGCCCGCGCGCCGCCGTGGAGGAGGAGTCCGACGGGTCCGCCGCGGATCCCGAGGACGACGCGCCCTCCGACGCCCCCGCCCCGGATCCCGCCGACGGGGACGACGACGCGGAGGACGCCCCGCCCGTCCCCACCCGCCCCTTCGACCGCGAGGAGCAGCGTGTCCGGCTGCAGGTCGCCGAGCGGAAGCTCGCCCAGCTGGGCCGCGTGAACCCGCTCGCCCTCGAGGAGTTCGCCGCGCTCGAGCAGCGCCACCTCTTCCTCACCGAGCAGCTCGCCGACCTCACGGCCACCCGGAAGGACCTGCTCACGATCATCGACGACATCGACCGCACCATGCAGGGCGTGTTCGCGGCGGCGTTCGAGGACACCCGGGCGGCGTTCGACCGCGTCTTCCCGATCCTCTTCCCGGGCGGCACGGGCAGCATCCACCTCACCGATCCCGAGCAGCTGCTCACCACGGGCATCGAGGTCAGCGTGCGCCCCGCGGGCAAGCGCATCGAGCGCCTGTCGCTGCTCTCCGGCGGGGAGCGCTCGCTCGCGGCCGTGGCCCTGCTCATCGCGATCTTCACCGCCCGGCCGAGCCCGTTCTACATCATGGACGAGGTCGAGGCGGCCCTCGACGACGCCAACCTCGGCCGCCTGCTCACGATCCTCGAGCAGCTCCGCGACACGTCGCAGCTCATCGTGATCACCCACCAGAAGCGCACGATGGAGATCGCCGACGCGCTCTACGGCGTCTCGATGCGCCAGGACGGCGTGAGCGCGGTCGTCGGCCAGCGCGTGAGCCGCGACGCCCGCCCCGAGACGGCACCCGACGCGGTGGCCGCTCCCGCGCCCGAGCCCGCCCGCGAGGAGCAGGCCGCCTCCTGA